A genomic segment from Thermococcus sp. M39 encodes:
- a CDS encoding transketolase family protein, with protein MPDKIIESFREAFGRALVEIGKENENVVVLDADVKGSTKTIYFEKVFPDRFFQIGISEQDLISTAAGFAIAGKIPIASAFAAFMMRAWEQIRNTVARDNLNVKIVTTHSGFSDFMDGSSHQCLEDIALMRVLPNMKVLVPADAYATKVLLKRMVESEGPFYMRLGRDYTIKVYDGEELEIGKAEILREGEDVFLITCGFMVPVALEVAEKLKDLSVGVADFHTIKPLDEDTLLKIAKKANLIVTLEEHSIFGGLGGAVAEVLSEKMPKRVIRIGTTEFGKSSRDYLALLDFYGLSAEKVAKRIAEAVESL; from the coding sequence ATGCCAGATAAAATCATCGAAAGCTTTAGGGAAGCCTTTGGAAGAGCTTTAGTTGAGATAGGAAAGGAGAACGAAAACGTTGTAGTCCTCGATGCAGATGTAAAGGGTTCAACGAAAACGATTTACTTTGAAAAAGTTTTCCCCGATAGATTCTTCCAAATCGGCATAAGCGAGCAGGATTTAATTTCAACGGCCGCAGGCTTCGCGATAGCCGGCAAAATTCCAATAGCTTCTGCTTTTGCAGCTTTTATGATGAGGGCTTGGGAGCAGATACGAAATACAGTGGCGAGGGATAACTTAAACGTCAAAATTGTTACGACTCATTCAGGTTTTTCCGATTTCATGGATGGTTCATCACATCAATGTTTAGAGGACATAGCTTTGATGAGGGTTTTGCCAAATATGAAAGTCCTTGTGCCAGCAGATGCTTATGCAACCAAAGTTCTCCTTAAACGGATGGTTGAAAGCGAAGGGCCCTTTTACATGCGTTTGGGAAGGGATTACACGATAAAGGTTTACGATGGAGAAGAGCTCGAAATTGGGAAAGCAGAAATCTTAAGGGAAGGGGAGGATGTTTTTTTGATTACCTGTGGATTCATGGTTCCAGTGGCTTTAGAAGTTGCTGAAAAGCTTAAAGACCTGAGCGTTGGAGTAGCAGATTTTCACACAATAAAGCCCCTTGATGAGGACACCTTGCTCAAAATAGCTAAAAAAGCCAACTTAATAGTCACCCTAGAAGAGCACAGCATTTTTGGAGGACTTGGAGGAGCTGTGGCAGAAGTTTTGAGCGAAAAGATGCCAAAGAGGGTCATTAGGATTGGAACAACAGAGTTTGGCAAAAGCTCGAGGGACTACTTAGCGTTATTGGATTTCTACGGCTTAAGTGCAGAAAAAGTTGCAAAGAGAATAGCTGAGGCAGTTGAGAGCTTGTAA
- a CDS encoding transposase, with amino-acid sequence MKFTLKMKMRPLTRSKEWMLEQSIEAFKSCVNDWLSAIVQLGIKPNRGNLHRFAYREIRGKYPQLHSNIVQDAMNLAIEIYRSWLKNGGEFPEFRSNVIYFKGVDVKVENNGLVVPLMGKRVYLPLYVPKRYKKCLQHKHGRVIIKRIGRDWYAFVSIEVPEKEPIKPVGTIGVDLGYYNLLVASDEKGREVMRVRGDVLIKHKEHLEKLTARRQQRLMKKFGIHAKTNHKDKKFVNDLNHKIAKELVLKARQLNRVIVLEKLKGIKRQKRPKPLRKILHRWSYADLIAKITYKAKLYGVPVIFVSPRGTSKTCSNCGYYVRNFKDERVFKCPKCGFEIDRDYNASINIARKVLNALKSGLSSPP; translated from the coding sequence ATGAAGTTCACGCTAAAGATGAAAATGAGACCATTAACAAGGAGCAAAGAATGGATGCTAGAACAATCTATAGAGGCATTTAAATCTTGCGTTAATGATTGGCTTAGTGCCATTGTTCAACTTGGGATAAAGCCCAATAGGGGCAACTTACATAGGTTCGCCTACAGGGAAATTAGGGGCAAATATCCTCAACTACATAGCAATATCGTTCAGGATGCTATGAACCTAGCAATCGAAATCTACCGCTCTTGGCTTAAAAACGGGGGAGAATTTCCAGAGTTCCGCTCCAATGTTATTTACTTTAAAGGTGTTGATGTCAAGGTAGAGAACAATGGATTAGTCGTTCCGCTGATGGGTAAGAGGGTTTATTTACCACTCTATGTGCCTAAAAGATACAAAAAATGCCTCCAACACAAACACGGTAGAGTTATCATAAAACGCATTGGTAGAGACTGGTATGCATTTGTCTCAATTGAGGTTCCAGAGAAAGAACCAATAAAACCAGTTGGGACGATTGGCGTGGATTTAGGGTATTACAACTTACTGGTGGCGAGTGATGAGAAAGGAAGAGAAGTCATGAGAGTTCGAGGGGACGTATTGATAAAGCACAAAGAGCACTTGGAAAAACTAACTGCAAGAAGGCAACAAAGGCTCATGAAAAAGTTTGGTATTCATGCTAAGACAAACCACAAAGATAAGAAGTTTGTTAATGATTTAAACCACAAAATTGCTAAAGAACTTGTCCTAAAGGCAAGGCAACTGAATAGGGTGATTGTTCTGGAAAAGCTAAAAGGAATAAAGAGGCAGAAAAGACCAAAACCATTAAGGAAAATCTTGCATCGTTGGAGCTATGCTGACCTTATAGCGAAAATAACCTATAAGGCAAAATTATATGGGGTGCCAGTAATTTTTGTAAGCCCAAGGGGGACTTCGAAAACGTGCTCAAACTGCGGTTATTACGTTAGAAACTTCAAGGATGAAAGAGTGTTTAAGTGTCCCAAATGCGGTTTTGAAATTGATAGAGATTATAATGCCTCAATAAATATTGCAAGAAAAGTTTTGAATGCATTAAAAAGCGGGCTTTCCTCCCCGCCTTGA
- a CDS encoding 1-deoxy-D-xylulose-5-phosphate synthase N-terminal domain-containing protein, whose translation MSGNLVHSDLNYKLKEMLSEVNNFHLNSSITCLEILKAVIAKKRENDVIILSKGHSAPAFYVILSELGLLSEEELKSFANLDGLPSHVIRGLPFIEVSSGSLGQGLSVANGIALASRLEGEEKNVYVILGDGELDEGQIWEAAMTSSHYKLDNVIAIVDRNFKQLTGKTEEIMSKEPLAKKWNSFGWEVFEVENKAEKILELLFELDKVRGKPKVIIAKWD comes from the coding sequence ATGAGCGGGAACTTGGTTCACTCAGATCTAAATTACAAGCTCAAAGAAATGCTCTCGGAAGTGAACAACTTCCATCTCAACTCCTCTATAACGTGCCTTGAGATTTTAAAGGCAGTGATAGCAAAGAAAAGAGAAAACGACGTAATAATCTTAAGCAAAGGACACTCAGCGCCGGCATTTTATGTAATCCTCTCAGAGCTTGGGCTTTTAAGTGAAGAAGAACTGAAAAGCTTTGCCAATTTAGATGGACTGCCAAGCCACGTTATCAGAGGTTTGCCTTTCATTGAAGTCTCAAGCGGTTCGTTGGGACAGGGATTATCAGTTGCCAACGGAATAGCACTAGCCTCAAGGCTTGAAGGCGAAGAAAAGAACGTTTACGTAATTTTAGGCGATGGGGAATTGGATGAGGGCCAAATTTGGGAAGCAGCAATGACTTCTTCGCATTACAAGCTTGATAATGTCATAGCTATTGTTGATAGGAACTTCAAGCAATTAACAGGAAAAACAGAGGAGATCATGTCAAAAGAACCCTTAGCAAAGAAATGGAATTCCTTTGGCTGGGAAGTGTTTGAGGTTGAAAACAAAGCCGAGAAAATCCTCGAGTTGCTCTTTGAGCTCGACAAAGTAAGGGGAAAGCCGAAAGTGATAATAGCAAAGTGGGACTGA
- a CDS encoding aspartate kinase has translation MLVVKFGGSSVRKMFWEAVNFTKRLADEKEVAVVVSALKGVTDILDSYARSGNSEIARGVVGDYIIFAEKYGLSPESIRNLADNLFSAFSKSFPSEEARRDYILSFGELMSAVLFAEAVGGVVVNPWEVIATDGKFGDANADMGKTKALFKPVRELIEEGEIPVIPGFIGGFNGFITTLGRGGSDYTAVIAGAALRAHFVLIMSDVEGIFTADPRIVLDAKLIPFVSYEEALLASLYGLKAIHHKAVKLAREEKLLILFGSTENWRMGTLIGESSSGMPIITHSGGKLLIINEKLALPYEVVEEGEMWILYKVPTNKASSAVRTAHRIVLSKYRADPLSIAVWG, from the coding sequence ATGCTTGTAGTCAAGTTCGGTGGGAGCTCAGTCAGGAAGATGTTTTGGGAAGCTGTGAACTTTACCAAACGGTTAGCCGATGAAAAGGAAGTTGCTGTTGTAGTTTCAGCGCTGAAGGGAGTCACGGATATTCTTGATTCGTATGCAAGAAGCGGAAATTCTGAGATTGCCCGCGGTGTCGTTGGGGATTACATTATATTTGCAGAGAAGTATGGATTGAGTCCAGAAAGCATAAGGAACCTTGCAGATAATCTGTTCTCCGCTTTTTCCAAATCTTTTCCGAGCGAAGAGGCAAGGAGAGACTACATACTCTCGTTTGGGGAGCTCATGTCAGCAGTGCTCTTCGCTGAAGCGGTTGGAGGAGTTGTTGTAAACCCATGGGAGGTGATAGCGACTGACGGCAAATTCGGAGATGCAAACGCTGACATGGGCAAAACAAAAGCTCTCTTCAAACCTGTTAGGGAGCTCATTGAAGAAGGCGAAATTCCAGTTATTCCTGGCTTTATCGGAGGTTTCAACGGGTTCATCACGACACTCGGAAGGGGAGGGAGCGATTACACAGCTGTCATAGCAGGTGCGGCATTGAGAGCTCACTTTGTCCTGATAATGAGCGACGTTGAAGGCATCTTTACAGCCGATCCAAGGATTGTGCTTGATGCAAAGCTTATACCTTTCGTTTCCTACGAAGAAGCGCTCCTAGCTTCGCTTTACGGACTGAAGGCTATCCACCACAAAGCAGTGAAGCTCGCCAGAGAAGAGAAGCTTCTGATTCTCTTTGGAAGCACAGAAAACTGGCGCATGGGAACTCTTATTGGGGAGAGCAGCTCAGGGATGCCCATAATAACTCACAGCGGGGGAAAGCTGTTGATAATAAATGAAAAGCTAGCTTTACCGTATGAGGTTGTTGAAGAGGGTGAGATGTGGATACTCTACAAGGTTCCTACCAATAAAGCTTCATCAGCCGTTAGAACAGCTCACAGGATTGTGCTTAGCAAATACCGGGCTGACCCTCTTTCAATAGCGGTTTGGGGGTGA
- a CDS encoding methionine synthase yields MEVTLPILPTSVIGSYPKPRWLLRVYRLRELGRIPEEDFLEAVKDASVATLREHERAGVDIPWDGEMWRTEMTEHFTAKIKGFRFYGPVRVWGNAYFNKVAAVSKLEYSQHLVLDEFKFISQVTTRKIVKVPITGPYTIAEWSFNEYYPDKESFAMDLAKILNKEFKFLEEAGAKFIQIDEPAMLNHPDEVELAVDAINRSVKGIKIKVGLHVCYSNYHLLADYFDDLNVTQFALEFANRQFRDMDFLKKLSGKELGFGVVDVHNPRIETPEEVAKAIKKVFSYVEPEWLYINPDCGLKLLDRKIAYQKLVNMVKGVGIVRRELEREGKTEIPFRTLKDLR; encoded by the coding sequence ATGGAGGTTACACTCCCAATACTCCCGACAAGCGTTATAGGAAGCTATCCCAAGCCAAGGTGGCTCCTGAGGGTTTACAGGCTGAGGGAGCTCGGAAGGATTCCCGAGGAGGACTTCCTCGAGGCGGTTAAAGATGCAAGCGTCGCAACGCTGAGGGAGCACGAGAGGGCTGGCGTTGACATCCCCTGGGACGGGGAGATGTGGAGGACTGAGATGACAGAGCACTTCACGGCAAAAATCAAGGGATTCCGCTTCTACGGACCCGTTAGAGTCTGGGGAAACGCCTACTTCAACAAAGTAGCAGCTGTATCGAAGCTTGAATATTCCCAACATCTCGTCTTGGATGAGTTCAAGTTCATCAGTCAAGTTACAACGAGGAAAATCGTCAAGGTTCCGATTACGGGACCATACACCATAGCAGAGTGGAGCTTCAACGAGTATTATCCAGACAAAGAGAGCTTTGCCATGGATTTGGCTAAGATACTCAACAAGGAGTTCAAGTTCCTCGAGGAAGCCGGTGCGAAGTTCATCCAGATTGACGAACCCGCAATGCTCAATCACCCTGATGAGGTCGAGTTAGCCGTTGATGCAATAAACCGCTCCGTCAAGGGGATTAAGATTAAGGTTGGTCTTCACGTCTGCTACTCCAACTACCACCTGCTCGCGGACTACTTTGACGATTTAAATGTTACCCAGTTTGCTCTTGAGTTTGCAAACAGGCAGTTCAGGGATATGGATTTCCTCAAGAAGCTCTCAGGGAAAGAGTTGGGGTTTGGAGTCGTTGACGTTCACAATCCAAGGATAGAAACTCCTGAGGAGGTTGCAAAGGCTATAAAGAAAGTTTTCAGCTACGTCGAGCCTGAGTGGCTCTACATAAACCCCGATTGTGGGTTAAAGCTGCTTGACAGAAAAATAGCCTACCAAAAGCTCGTGAACATGGTTAAAGGAGTTGGAATTGTCAGGAGAGAGCTGGAGAGGGAAGGAAAGACGGAGATTCCCTTCAGAACGCTCAAGGATTTGAGGTGA